TCGCCCGCCCGCCCGGAGGTGCGGGATCGTCGCCTTCGCGGTGAGCCAGGCGCCCGTGAGGTTCGTGTCGATCATGTTCCGCCACATGTCCTCGTCGAGCTCCTCCGCCGGCGCGATCTGGGCGAAGATGCCCGCGTTCGCAGCGACGATGTCCAGACGTCCGAAGCGGTCGACGCCGGCGTCGACCGCGGCCTGCAGCGACGCCAGGTCCCGCACGTCCGCCTTCGACGCCACGATCTGCCCACCGACCGCCTCGACCGCGGCGACCGTCGCGGCGAGGTCGTCCTCCGTCGCCCGCCCGTACGGCGCTCCCGGCACCTCCTCCAGGAGGTCGATGCCGATGACGGCCGCGCCCTCCTCCGCCAGGCGGACCGCGTGGCTCCGCCCCTGACCCCGCGCCACGCCGGTGATGAACGCGACCTTGCCGTCGACACGTCCCATGGTCCTGCTCCTCTGCTCCTCGACCGATCTCGTGGTCACTGCTTCGCCCTCCCCGTCAGCCGGCTGTGCCGCGGCACGACGCCCTACTTGTGCATCCCGGCGCCGCCGAACCGCGCCCAGTCGCCCTCGTCGTGCATCACCCAGATCTCGGCGTCGTGAGCGGCGGCGAGCTGCTTCATGCGCTGGATGGACTGGATGCTGTCGGCTGCGTTCATGTCGACGGGGCACGGCGACAGCTGCTCCAGCTGCGACCGCACGTGCACGGAGTCGGCCGTGAGCAGGAACGTCGACGACGGCAGCTTCACGAGCATGGAGAGCTCGCCCGCGGTGTGTCCCGGCGTGCGCAGGATCTGGATGCTGCCGTCGCCGAAGAGGTCGAGGTCCCAGCTGAGCGGGTTCCAGCTGAACGACCGGGTCCGCTCGAGGTCGGTGCCGTTGCGGAAGAAGCCGGCGTAGAGCGGGTCGGGCCAGAACGAGTAGCGGATGTCCTCGATCGACATGTAGAA
This Nocardioides alkalitolerans DNA region includes the following protein-coding sequences:
- a CDS encoding N-acyl homoserine lactonase family protein; the encoded protein is MTTAERMFALAGATITLDSRWLTFGAPTTITAPCPVFLIEHPRGLVLFDTGVDPEAWDDPVAVYGQELLDICKLDLPPENRLDRQLAQFGYTPADVTHVVVSHGHWDHTGGMHLFPDAEFYMSIEDIRYSFWPDPLYAGFFRNGTDLERTRSFSWNPLSWDLDLFGDGSIQILRTPGHTAGELSMLVKLPSSTFLLTADSVHVRSQLEQLSPCPVDMNAADSIQSIQRMKQLAAAHDAEIWVMHDEGDWARFGGAGMHK
- a CDS encoding mycofactocin-coupled SDR family oxidoreductase; this translates as MGRVDGKVAFITGVARGQGRSHAVRLAEEGAAVIGIDLLEEVPGAPYGRATEDDLAATVAAVEAVGGQIVASKADVRDLASLQAAVDAGVDRFGRLDIVAANAGIFAQIAPAEELDEDMWRNMIDTNLTGAWLTAKATIPHLRAGGRGGSIAITSSEGGLKGFPHIAHYISAKHGVVGLMRTLALELAPEMIRVNTIHPTQTDTDMIMNEATYRLFSPELDAPTREDFAPASQQANTLPVPWVEPVDVSNALLFLASDEARYVTGVALPVDAGAALK